In a single window of the Raphanus sativus cultivar WK10039 chromosome 9, ASM80110v3, whole genome shotgun sequence genome:
- the LOC108826808 gene encoding BTB/POZ domain-containing protein NPY2: protein MKFMKIGSKPDSIKTDGNNVRYVENELASDITVNVDGSRFCLHKFPLLSKCACLQKLLSSTDKNNASDEVDISGIPGGPTAFETCAKFCYGMTVTLSAYNVVATRCAAEYLGMHETVEKGNLIYKIDVFLNSSLFRSWKDSIIVLQTTKTFLPLSEDLKMVSLCIDAIASKACVDVSHVEWSYTYNRKKLGEENNGADQVRAAREVPHDWWAEDLCELEIELYKRVIMNIKTKGILGGEVIGEALKAYGYRRLSGFNKGGMEQGDLVKHKTVIETLVWLLPAEKDSVSCGFLLKLLKAVTMLNSGETVKEQLVRRIGQQLEQASVSELLIKKSHQERETLYDVDLVKKIVVEFMARDHNNSEIEVEDDDDEGFEVKEIKKIPGILSEASKLMVVKLIDSYLAEIAKDPNLPASKFIDLAESVSSISRPAHDGLYRAIDMYLKEHAGITKGDKKRMCKLMDCRKLSVEACMHAVQNDRLPLRVVVQVLFFEQVRASASSGSSTPDLPKGIRELRSCGTYGSSRSVPTVMEDEWDAVATEEEMRALKSEIAALKLQEESGRKSVDRAAVTAISRVKSLIMSKKMFGKKLQGKGGGGEKSSGVGGGGSDSSESLGSVTEEAAKTATPSRNLTRKVSVS, encoded by the exons ATGAAGTTCATGAAAATCGGGTCGAAGCCAGATTCGATTAAAACTGATGGGAATAATGTCAG GTACGTAGAAAATGAACTGGCTAGTGACATTACTGTCAATGTTGACGGATCGAGATTTTGTTTGCATAAG TTTCCTCTTCTGTCAAAATGTGCATGCCTACAAAAGTTGCTCTCAAGCACGGACAAGAACAACGCCTCCGATGAGGTTGATATCTCCGGTATACCCGGTGGACCAACTGCATTCGAGACGTGTGCTAAATTCTGTTACGGTATGACAGTAACCCTAAGCGCCTACAACGTTGTGGCCACAAGATGTGCAGCCGAGTACTTAGGGATGCACGAGACGGTTGAGAAAGGAAACTTGATCTACAAGATTGACGTGTTTCTAAACTCGAGCCTCTTCCGTAGCTGGAAAGACTCCATCATTGTTCTCCAGACCACTAAAACGTTCTTGCCACTCTCCGAGGACCTCAAAATGGTTAGCCTTTGCATCGATGCCATAGCGAGTAAGGCCTGCGTCGATGTATCCCACGTCGAATGGTCTTACACGTACAACAGAAAGAAACTGGGTGAAGAAAACAATGGTGCGGATCAAGTCAGGGCGGCTCGAGAGGTTCCACACGATTGGTGGGCCGAGGATCTGTGTGAGCTTGAGATTGAGTTATACAAGAGGGTTATAATGAACATTAAAACCAAAGGTATACTTGGCGGAGAAGTTATCGGAGAAGCTTTGAAAGCTTATGGATATAGAAGACTATCTGGTTTTAACAAAGGTGGGATGGAACAAGGAGATTTGGTGAAGCATAAGACGGTTATCGAGACACTTGTTTGGTTGCTACCAGCTGAGAAAGACAGCGTGTCTTGCGGTTTCTTGCTTAAACTGTTGAAAGCAGTCACCATGTTAAACTCCGGAGAGACGGTGAAGGAACAGCTTGTTAGAAGAATAGGACAGCAGCTAGAACAAGCTTCTGTCTCCGAACTCTTGATAAAAAAATCTCATCAAGAAAGGGAAACACTGTACGATGTGGACTTAGTGAAGAAGATAGTTGTTGAGTTCATGGCAAGAGATCACAACAACAGTGAGATAGAggttgaagatgatgatgacgaaGGATTCGAAGTTAAAGAGATAAAGAAAATTCCTGGGATTTTATCGGAAGCTTCGAAGCTGATGGTGGTGAAACTGATAGATAGCTACCTTGCTGAGATTGCTAAAGATCCAAATCTTCCTGCATCTAAATTCATTGATCTTGCTGAGAGTGTTTCTAGCATCTCCAGGCCTGCACATGATGGGCTCTACCGTGCTATTGACATGTATCTTAAG gaacatGCAGGAATAACAAAGGGAGACAAGAAAAGGATGTGCAAGCTGATGGATTGCCGGAAACTGTCGGTGGAAGCGTGTATGCACGCCGTGCAAAACGACAGGCTTCCGTTACGTGTGGTGGTTCAAGTACTCTTCTTTGAGCAAGTGAGAGCGTCTGCTTCGTCTGGAAGCAGCACACCCGATTTGCCTAAAGGCATAAGGGAACTACGCAGCTGCGGGACGTATGGGAGCTCAAGATCAGTGCCGACAGTTATGGAAGACGAATGGGACGCGGTGGCAACTGAGGAGGAAATGAGAGCATTGAAGAGCGAGATAGCGGCGCTAAAGCTGCAGGAAGAGAGTGGACGGAAGAGCGTGGATAGAGCGGCGGTGACGGCGATAAGCAGAGTGAAAAGTTTGATAATGTCAAAGAAGATGTTCGGGAAGAAGTTGCAGGgcaaaggaggaggaggagagaagaGCAGTGGAGTGGGTGGTGGTGGCTCGGATTCGTCGGAGAGTCTTGGATCTGTGACTGAAGAGGCGGCTAAAACGGCAACGCCTTCGAGAAACTTGACTAGGAAGGTTTCTGTGTCTTGA